Below is a window of Leisingera sp. S132 DNA.
CTGCAATTAACTTTATCGTTGGGGGCGTTGGTGAGCCGTCAGTACTGTCCTCATTAGACTTTTACATTGTTTCGCTGTTGGCTGTAACAGTAGCCGCCTTTTGCGGCATTGTGGTGATTTCCTTTTTTGACTTCATCTTTCAAGAGTTGATCGAAAATGCCTTGCGTAGCGTCACTGCTATCGAGAGCAGATATCCAAACGAGAACGCGGGGTTTGCTTTTATATCAAATAAGGGTGGAAAAACAGTTTCGCTTAGAATTTCTGTAGTGATGACACTGTTCTACTCTATTCCGGCTTGGTGCTTGCTGGGGGTGGTGATCCTGTTGTGCGCGTTTTGCTTTTCTGAAGCTGGAGATCCGACATTTGATTATTTCTCTAAAGCAATTTGCAGCAACTTTAAGAAAGGGGGAGTGGCTTCGGATCTTAGTTCGTGGGGTGTATCACAGGGTGGTCAAATCATTTGCAGCGGTGAATCTTATTCTTACACTGTCAGTTCTTGGGTTCGGAACTTGGCTAGTTTTTCCCTAATTGTAACAATAGTTTTATCGATCTATTTTACTTATTTTTCTGTCTGGCGAATTTACATACGCTTTGCCTTGATGTGTCAGTCGTATTTCGAGATGGAGGAAAAAAGGATCGCTCAAGCAAAAAAGGACGAGGATGGTGGAGGTAATACTGAGGCAGTAGGTGAGCCAGTTGAAGCGGGGCGTCGCTCGTGTAGTAAGAGTCGTCCATGTCTTGGCTGGTGCCTTGCCGGCTTATGGGTTCGGATTGCACAGTTGCTCGCTGAGGGTTATCGGAAAGTAGTAATTTTTCTCGGGCCGGCGAAAGTACGGAATGATGATCGTCTTCTCCCGGGTAGGATTCTACACTTGTTATTGGGGTGTTATGTTCGAGGTTTTCGAGGGAGGGATAAATTCACCCAGAACATCAATATTTTCTTTCGTTGGCTAGGGGGGGTGCTTTTCGTTTTTGTTTTCTTGGGTCTGCTGTTTATTCTGTTCGCGAGCGTCTCTGTCGAAAGCATTTTTAATGTTCTGATGTATAAAGCAATTGGTTAGTAGGTTGAAGGAAATGCCGTTCTTAAGGCCTCCCTCACTCCCCGCAGAGCGGGCAATCCTGCCCACCACCGCCACCGCCCCCATGCGCCACTCTCCGCCCATCCGCCGCCGCCCCGCAACTCTCCGACTGAAAACCCACCCGTTCCATGCTATCCTCAACCCCGTTCATCTGGGGAGGATAACACCATGAAACACCTGACTTTGGCCGCTGCGTTCGCGCTCTTGGCGTCGCCGCTTCTGGCCGGGCAATGCCCCGCCGACATTGCCGCCATCGACGCCGCGCTGGCCGCAGGGACCGAACTGTCGGAGGAGGATCTGGCAACCGTCCAGGAGTTGCGCGACGAGGGGCAGAGCCTGCATGACAGCGGCGACCATGCCAGCTCGGTTGCGGCCCTGGCGGAAGCCAAGGCGATGCTGGGGATCTGAGGCCCCGCAGCTGAAACAGAAAACGCCCGGCGGGACACCGGGCGTTTTTCGTGTTTGCGGCGGGTTCCGGCGCTCAGGCCGCTCAGAAGCTGTTCTGCACGTCCTGGGCGGCGCCGCTGATCGCGTTGCCGGCCTTGGAAATGTCGCGCCCCGCGCCCTTGGCGGTCTCGCAGGCTGCCAGCCCCAGCAGCATCAGTGCGCAGGCAAAAATCCGCATCATTCCGGTCACTCCTCCAGTCTGCTCTCTCTTGCGGAAATGTCTAGCAAGCCATCCGCGCGCCGGCCAGAGGCTTTGACGCGGTTGAGCGAGGTCAAGGCCGCGGGGGGGCGCGCCGGGGTAGGATTTGGCGGACCCGAAAACAGGAGGCAGAGCCATGGACCTTACGACCCGCAAACAGGCGCTGGAGGCGCGCCGCGCAGAGCTGACCGGGCATCTGAGCAAGGTCGAGCACACGCTGGACGCGCCGATGCCGCAGGACTGGGAGGACCGCGCGTCGGAGCGGCAGGGCGACGAGGTGCTGGAAAGCCTCGGCAACGCAGAGCTGGACGAGCTGCGCCGGATTGATGCTGCGCTGGAGCGGATCAAGGCGGGCACCTATGGCCTCTGCGCGGCATGCGGCGGGCGGATCTCGGACGCGCGGCTGGACCTGCTGCCCGCCGCCCCGCTGTGCAAGACCTGCGCCGCCGAGGCCGCAGGGTAAAGCGCGGGCGCCAGGCGCATCCCTCCGGCGCGGGCGGCCGGGAACACTTGGCGGGCGGCGGGGCACGGACGGCCCCTGCCCGCCGCGCGCCGCTGCCAAAACCCGGCAAATTCTCCGCGCCTCCTGCACGGCTGCGCAAAATGCGCTATAGTGCATCCGTACCGCGAGACGCGCGCCCCTGTGACGGAAGACACCAGCAAAGGAGGACGATCCGCATGGATGCAATCAAAGCCACTGAATATGCCCGCGCGCTCTACAGCGCGCATGGCGACAAGGCCGAGGCCGAGGCCGCGCAGAAGATGCGCGCCTGCCAGGAGGCCGGCAAGGACAGCGAGGCGGCAGACTGGAAAGCCGTCCGCCAGGCCGTCCGCGCGATGCGCGGGCCGAACCAGACCTGAGCAAAACCAGCGCTGGAGGGCCGTGGCACAGGGCGCTCCAGCCGCCTTCACTCCCCGTTTACCACGATTGAAAACGGCACCGGATTGCGCCATACTGCGGCCAATTCCGCGGGCAGCAGACCCGCGCGCCAAAAACGGGGCATGAGCAGATGAAAACTTTCCTGACCACCGCGCTGTGCGCCGGCTTTCTGGCCGCACTGGCACCTGCAGACGCCGGGGCCGGCGCCATTGAACGCGCCTGCCGCCAGTCGGACCGCACTGCGGCCTCGCCTGCCTTGTGCAACTGCATTCAGAAAGTTGCCAACGTCAGCCTGACCGCATCGGAGCGCAAGACAGTCTCCAAGTGGTTTGCCGATCCGCATCAGGCCCAGGTGGTGCGCCAGTCCTCCAACCGCAGCGACGAGCGGCTGTGGCTGCGCTACAAGGCCTTTGGCGACCACGCGGCACGCAGCTGCGGCTGAGGCTGAGGCACAGCATCAGGATGATTGAGGGCGCTCCCGCGGGGCGCCCTTTTTTGACGGGCTTGCGGCCTGGCCGCTGCGCTGTGCAACGGCGGCGCGCGGCGGTCTGCTGCCTTGATCCGCGCGGGGTGCGGCACCGCGGCCCGGAGCGCCGTTTCATTTGATGCATCCGCGCTGCGGCATTTTCGCAAGGGGGAAAGACTGCGGCATTGCCACCCTTGACCCGCGCAGCCCCAAACCGCAAAGAACGGCCTAAGGTATTGGAGCAGTTGATATGTTGATCAAGGGCGTTTCCTTACGCGGGCTGGAAGTGTTTGAGGCGCTGGCCAAGACCGGTTCCGTGGCGCAGGCCGCCGAGATGACCGGGCTCAGCCAGCCGGCCGTCAGCCAGCAGATGCGCAACCTGGAGAAGGCGCTCGACAGCGAGCTGATCGACCATGGCCGCCGCCCGATGGTGCTGACTGCTGCCGGGCGCAGTTTTCTGGCCCGGACCGAGGCGGTGCTGGGCGAGTTGCGGCTGGCCCAGAGCGAGCTGACGGTGATGGACCTGACCCACCTGCAGGCGCTGTCGATCGGGCTGATCGATGACTTCGACAATGATCTGACGCCGCGGCTGGCCACTATTCTTGCGGACAGCCTGACGCAATGCCGGTTCAAGATGATCACCGCCTCCAGCCATGATGTGGTGCGGGCGATGGAAGCGCGGGAGCTGCATATCGCCATTGCCGCCACTGCCGGGGGCGTGCGCGAAGGGCTGGTGGAATACCCGCTGGTGCGCGATCCCTTCATCCTGGTGGCACCGCGCGGCGCGGTCTCGGATGCGGCGCAGGCGGCGGATCAGCTGCAGGACCTGCCGTTCCTGCGCTATGCCCGCGAGCAGCTGATCTCGCAGCAGATCGAGGGGCTGCTGGGACGCCAGAAGCTGGAGTTCGAAAACCGGTTTGAGGTCGGCTCGCATCTGGCGCTGATGGCGATGGTGGCGCGGCGGATCGGCTGGGCCATCACCACGCCGCTGGGGTACATGCGCGCGGGCCGCTTCCACGACCAGATCGACGCCTTCCCGCTGCCGTTCGGGGAGATGTCGCGGACGATCTCCTTGTTCACCGCTGCCGACTGGGCCGACCGGGTGCCGCGGGATGTGGCGGAGACTGTGCGCCGCCTGGTGCAGAGCCATATGATCGACCCTGCGGTGCAGCAGATGCCGTTCCTGGCGGGCGGTTTCCGGGTTATTGCGGAGTGATTTAAAGCGCCGCCTTTAGGCCCTGGGCAGCCTGTTCGATCAGGTCCAGGCAGCCGTCGAAGTCGCGGGTGTAATAGGGATCCGGCACATGGTCCGCCCCGGTCTCCGGCGCGTAGTCGGTGAACAGGTGCACCGGGGTGCTGCTGCCTGCCGGGCGCAGGGCTTCGATGTTTTCCAGGTTGCCGTCATCCATGGCGATGATCAGGTCGAAGCTCTCGAAATCGCCGCGCCGGAACTGCCGGGCGCGCAGGTCCGAGATATCCAGCCCCCGCGCCGTTACCGCCGCCTGCATCGGGCCGTAGGGCGGCTCTCCGGCGTGGTAGGACGCGGTGCCCGCGCTGTCGGTCTCGGCTTCCGGGCAGAGCGCGCGGAACACGCCCTCGGCCGCTGGCGAGCGGCAGATGTTTCCTAGGCAGACAAACAGAATACGGGTAGGCATGGGCAAGGGGCTCCTTTGGGCAAAGCCAGTGATAGGAGGTTTAGGCGCAATGGAAAAGAGGACTGCGGAAAAGAGCGCGAAGATCGTCATCCTGACCGGCGCCGGGATTTCCGCCGAGAGCGGGCTGGGCACCTTCCGCGATGAGGGCGGCCTGTGGGCGCAGCACCGGATCGAGGATGTGGCAACGCCGGAAGGCTTTGCGCGCAATCCGGACCTGGTGCATGGCTTCTACAATGCGCGGCGCGTTCAGGCAGCGGGCGCAGACCCCAACCCTGCGCATCGGGCGCTGGCGCGGCTGCAGCAGGAGCATCCGGGCGAAGTGGTGATCGTCACCCAGAATGTCGACGGGCTGCATGAGGCCGGCGGCGCGCAAAACGTTCTGCACATGCACGGCACTTTGGCGGGTGCGCTCTGCGCTGCCTGCGGCCACCGCTGGGCTGCGCCGATGGAAATGCAGACCGGCCAGCCCTGCCCTGCCTGCGCGGCACCGGCCGGGCGGCCCGATGTGGTCTGGTTCGGCGAGATGCCGTATTTCATGGAGGAGATCTATGCGCATCTGGCAGAGGCAGCCATCTTTGCCGCCATCGGCACCTCGGGTGAAGTCTACCCCGCCGCGGCCTTTGTCGACGAGGCGCATCTGGCGGGCGCCCAAACGGTGGAATTGAACCTGGAGCCCTCCGCCACCGTCTCCCGCTTTGCAGAGCGCCGCTTTGGCCCGGCCAGCGGGATCGTGCCTGCCTGGGTGGCGGAACTGCTGGGCTGAGCCCAGGCGGCAAAAAGCCCGCCACGGGGCGGGATTTGGGCGCGAAGGAGGGCCGCAGCGCGGCCTGACGCCGCGCCCGCCCTGCCCGTCACGGCATCAGTTGGAGTGGGCGGAATGGTCTCCGTGGCCTTCCGCCTTGCGCTCCAGATCCACCGGCACCTCGACCTCGATCTCTCCGGCCTTCTCGAACACCAGGGTGAGTTTGACCATGTCACCGTGGTTCAGCGGCTGGCTCAGGCCCATGAACATCACGTGATCGCCGCCGCGCATCAGCATATGGGTCGCGCCTGCGGGCACCGCAAATCCTTCCTCCACATGCATCATCTTCATGACGCCGTCATCGCCTTCCTTGTGGGTGTGCAGCTGCACCTTGGCGGCCACGTCGGAACGCACGTCGATCAGCTGATCATCGGCCTCGCCCTTGTTCATGATCTCCATGAAGGCGGCCCCGGCCTTGGCCGTGGGCGAAGACACCCGCGCGTATTGGCCGTGCACCATGATCATAGCATCGCCCGCAAAGGCAGAAGTGGCAAAGGCAGCAGCAGCCGCAGCTGCAAAGACAACAGACTTCAGGGACATGTTCTGTCTCCTCATAGTTGGGTTTTCAAATTTCAGATGGGTAATGGGTGGCCGTCAGGCAGCGGCCGGCGGTGCGCGGGCGGTTGCACGCAGACGATGCAGCACAGAAGCCAGCGCAGCCACCTGCCCTGCGGCGATCTCGCTGCAGGCTGCAACCGGCAGCACCAGCCCCGCAGGCTGCGCCACGGCGTCCAGCACATGCATCACGCAGTCGGGGCAATTGTGCGGCGGCTTGGCCGGCTGGCCGTCGCTGTCCACATAGACGGTGACCGGGCCGGTGCCGGTGCAGATCACCATCTGGCCCGCAGCGTTACCTTCCCCCTGCCGCGCAGCGGCGCTGTGCGCCGTCAGGGCAACAGTCAGGGCCAGGAACAGGCCAAGGAATATGCGCAAGGCGGGTATCATCACAGGCAGATATGCCCCCAAGGCGCGCGGCCTGCAAGGCCCGGCTCTGCGGCAGATTGCGCAAACGCAAACACCGCGCAGAGTTGCCCCTGCGCGGTGTCTATTAATCCGATCCGGTGAAGGGATCAGGCCAGGTTGATCAAGCCTGGGCGGCTTGTGCCTTGGCGATCTCTTTCTTCACTTTCAGCGCGTTTGCCGACAGCTCTTCGTCCTTGGCTTTGGCCAGGAACGCGTCCAGGCCGCCGCGGTGGTCGACAGAGCGCAGGGCAGCTGCGGAGATCTTCAGCTTGACGCCACGGCCCAGAACTTCGGACTGCAGGGTCACGTCGTTCAGGTTGGGCAGAAAGCGGCGCTTGGTTTTGTTGTTGGCGTGGCTGACATTGTTGCCAGTCATCGGGCCTTTTCCGGTCAGTTCGCAACGGCGCGACATATCTTCATCCTTCGTTTCTGGAGGCTCCGGCAGTCCGGCGCCAAATCACAAGGGGCGCGGCCATTGGCTGCGCCCGAAAACTGGTCCGCTGCTCTTACGCTCAACCGGCAACAGCGTCAAGTGATTCAACTCAGCTTTCT
It encodes the following:
- a CDS encoding DUF2946 family protein; the encoded protein is MIPALRIFLGLFLALTVALTAHSAAARQGEGNAAGQMVICTGTGPVTVYVDSDGQPAKPPHNCPDCVMHVLDAVAQPAGLVLPVAACSEIAAGQVAALASVLHRLRATARAPPAAA
- a CDS encoding entericidin A/B family lipoprotein, which produces MMRIFACALMLLGLAACETAKGAGRDISKAGNAISGAAQDVQNSF
- a CDS encoding low molecular weight protein-tyrosine-phosphatase, with the protein product MPTRILFVCLGNICRSPAAEGVFRALCPEAETDSAGTASYHAGEPPYGPMQAAVTARGLDISDLRARQFRRGDFESFDLIIAMDDGNLENIEALRPAGSSTPVHLFTDYAPETGADHVPDPYYTRDFDGCLDLIEQAAQGLKAAL
- a CDS encoding TraR/DksA C4-type zinc finger protein codes for the protein MDLTTRKQALEARRAELTGHLSKVEHTLDAPMPQDWEDRASERQGDEVLESLGNAELDELRRIDAALERIKAGTYGLCAACGGRISDARLDLLPAAPLCKTCAAEAAG
- a CDS encoding LysR family transcriptional regulator, giving the protein MLIKGVSLRGLEVFEALAKTGSVAQAAEMTGLSQPAVSQQMRNLEKALDSELIDHGRRPMVLTAAGRSFLARTEAVLGELRLAQSELTVMDLTHLQALSIGLIDDFDNDLTPRLATILADSLTQCRFKMITASSHDVVRAMEARELHIAIAATAGGVREGLVEYPLVRDPFILVAPRGAVSDAAQAADQLQDLPFLRYAREQLISQQIEGLLGRQKLEFENRFEVGSHLALMAMVARRIGWAITTPLGYMRAGRFHDQIDAFPLPFGEMSRTISLFTAADWADRVPRDVAETVRRLVQSHMIDPAVQQMPFLAGGFRVIAE
- a CDS encoding copper chaperone PCu(A)C; this encodes MSLKSVVFAAAAAAAFATSAFAGDAMIMVHGQYARVSSPTAKAGAAFMEIMNKGEADDQLIDVRSDVAAKVQLHTHKEGDDGVMKMMHVEEGFAVPAGATHMLMRGGDHVMFMGLSQPLNHGDMVKLTLVFEKAGEIEVEVPVDLERKAEGHGDHSAHSN
- a CDS encoding NAD-dependent deacylase; translated protein: MEKRTAEKSAKIVILTGAGISAESGLGTFRDEGGLWAQHRIEDVATPEGFARNPDLVHGFYNARRVQAAGADPNPAHRALARLQQEHPGEVVIVTQNVDGLHEAGGAQNVLHMHGTLAGALCAACGHRWAAPMEMQTGQPCPACAAPAGRPDVVWFGEMPYFMEEIYAHLAEAAIFAAIGTSGEVYPAAAFVDEAHLAGAQTVELNLEPSATVSRFAERRFGPASGIVPAWVAELLG
- the rpmB gene encoding 50S ribosomal protein L28, translated to MSRRCELTGKGPMTGNNVSHANNKTKRRFLPNLNDVTLQSEVLGRGVKLKISAAALRSVDHRGGLDAFLAKAKDEELSANALKVKKEIAKAQAAQA